The following proteins come from a genomic window of Populus nigra chromosome 6, ddPopNigr1.1, whole genome shotgun sequence:
- the LOC133698065 gene encoding LIM domain-containing protein WLIM2b-like: MSFTGTQQKCKACEKTVYPMELLSADGVAYHKTCFKCFHCKGTLKLSNYSSMEGVLYCKPHFEQLFKETGNFNKNFQSPAKSAEKLNPELTRSPSKAASMFSGTQEKCAACGKTAYPLEKVTVESQAYHKSCFKCSHGGCAITPSNYAALEGVLYCKHHFSQLFKEKGSYNHLIKSATMKRAAASVPEA; encoded by the exons ATGTCGTTTACTGGTACCCAACAGAAATGCAAGGCTTGTGAGAAGACTGTGTATCCTATGGAACTTCTATCAGCAGATGGGGTTGCTTACCATAAAACTTGCTTCAAGTGTTTTCACTGCAAAGGCACGTTAAAG CTAAGCAATTATTCTTCGATGGAGGGTGTATTGTACTGTAAGCCTCACTTTGAGCAGCTGTTCAAGGAGACCGGTAACTTCAACAAGAACTTTCAGTCAC CTGCAAAGTCAGCTGAGAAGTTAAATCCTGAACTG ACAAGGTCACCTAGCAAAGCTGCTAGCATGTTTTCAGGGACACAAGAAAAGTGCGCTGCTTGCGGTAAAACTGCTTATCCGCTCGAGAAG GTAACAGTTGAAAGCCAAGCCTATCACAAATCATGTTTCAAGTGCTCGCACGGTGGCTGTGCTATAACACCATCAAATTATGCAGCACTTGAGGGCGTATTGTATTGCAAGCATCACTTCTCCcaacttttcaaggaaaagGGCAGCTACAACCACCTCATCAAGTCCGCAACAATGAAGCGTGCAGCGGCTTCTGTGCCAGAGGCCTAA
- the LOC133696568 gene encoding glucan endo-1,3-beta-glucosidase 2, whose translation SITTTTTLGVTYTSPPQPSPSSTPSLTADRVLSALSSLNIHSLRLPNPDPNLIRSFAFTNTSLFLSIPNSLLPPLAANRSLAARWLYGHVLPFYPRSKISLISVGDDAVSQLSPFLLPAIRNVYLALRDLGIKKISVSTTFSFVNVITTPFPPSSGTFQEPLGELLIKPLLQFLEDTNSSFLVNLYPYNLYRINSEIPLGFALFQEHPFNFRDDLITGVRYRNLFDMMVDAVVSALAVAGHENLPVIVAETGWPSTGGDQTEVDAKLEYAEMYVRGLVGHLRSGVGTPLRKEGVSQAYIFELMDKDNVKQGTRNWGILYANMSKKYHVEFSGCGGIGVGRVLSMRVCLVWWLLVGFFLV comes from the coding sequence tccatcaccaccaccaccacattGGGCGTCACCTACACCTCGCCGCCGCAGCCTTCCCCTTCCTCTACACCATCCCTCACAGCGGATCGCGTCCTCTCCGCTCTCTCCTCCCTCAACATCCACTCTCTCCGCCTCCCAAACCCCGATCCTAACCTAATCCGCTCTTTCGCTTTCACCAACACctctcttttcctctccatccCTAACTCCCTCCTCCCTCCTCTCGCCGCCAACCGCTCACTCGCTGCCCGCTGGCTTTACGGTCACGTCCTCCCTTTCTACCCTCGCTCGAAGATTTCTCTCATTTCAGTTGGAGACGATGCCGTCTCGCAATTGTCTCCCTTTTTACTTCCTGCAATCAGGAACGTGTACCTGGCACTCCGTGACCTCgggattaaaaaaatctcagtcTCCACGACTTTCTCTTTCGTGAACGTTATTACGACGCCGTTTCCACCTTCTTCTGGTACTTTCCAAGAACCGCTTGGGGAATTATTGATAAAGCCATTGCTTCAGTTCTTGGAAGATACAAATTCATCTTTCTTGGTGAATCTTTATCCGTATAACTTGTATAGGATCAACTCTGAGATTCCATTAGGGTTTGCTTTGTTTCAAGAGCATCCATTCAATTTTAGAGATGATTTGATTACTGGAGTTAGATACAGGAATCTTTTCGATATGATGGTGGATGCGGTTGTAAGTGCACTTGCGGTGGCCGGACATGAGAACCTTCCGGTGATAGTGGCGGAGACTGGGTGGCCGAGTACCGGTGGAGATCAAACTGAGGTTGATGCGAAGCTAGAGTATGCCGAGATGTATGTTAGGGGTTTGGTTGGGCATTTAAGGTCTGGGGTGGGCACCCCGTTAAGGAAAGAAGGGGTTTCACAGGCTTACATATTCGAGTTGATGGATAAGGATAATGTGAAACAAGGGACTAGAAATTGGGGGATTTTGTATGCGAATATGAGTAAAAAGTATCATGTTGAGTTCTCTGGTTGTGGTGGAATTGGTGTGGGAAGGGTGCTTTCTATGCGTGTTTGCTTGGTATGGTGGTTATTGGTTGGTTTCTTTCTTGTTTAG
- the LOC133695946 gene encoding uncharacterized protein At2g39920 isoform X1, whose product MSAYAHQMEREFSAQSLSSRGVSEMGSHYVAESGFYMTSFAATIFIASLVTVGVLLTTLLVSLAVMLQSCQDRSKGVIEIQKLSHDYNYCKMFALHAELNSLGPDDFPSMCTSLAVQHNKGGAYERDLNASLLMIERYFDSLLPLHDGLDVVLMDIDDIFPSNISYTSLLMNRVRDNGCVDCFQEEKHLKQILCLSLYTKLQASGWSLILLSRTPEKQRNATIQHLISAGYRGWSSTIMRSDNEIEIDSREYFSRRMVAMQKAGFRISGVISSQMDALTSASLGHRVFKLPSPVYYNFEQHTGNSRVLE is encoded by the exons ATGTCAGCTTACGCCCATCAAATGGAGAGGGAGTTCTCAGCTCAGAGTCTCTCCAGTAGAGGAGTTTCTG AGATGGGAAGCCATTATGTGGCGGAATCAGGGTTCTACATGACATCCTTTGCAGCAACAATCTTCATTGCTTCCCTTGTAACTGTTGGAGTTTTATTGACAACCTTGCTGGTTTCTCTAGCCGTTATGTTACAATCCTGCCAGGACAGGAGTAAAGGAGTTATTGAGATCCAAAAATTAAGTCATGATTACAATTACTGCAAGATGTTTGCTTTGCATGCAGAACTCAACAGCTTGGGACCAGATGACTTCCCTTCAATGTGCACGAGTCTTGCCGTTCAGCACAATAAAGGAGGAGCATATGAGAGAGATTTAAATGCTAGTCTGCTCATGATTGAGAGATACTTTGACAGTCTTCTGCCTTTACATGATGGTCTAGATGTGGTATTGATGGACATTGACGACATATTTCCTTCAAATATTAGTTATACTTCTCTATTGATGAACAG AGTCCGTGATAATGGCTGTGTTGATTGTTTTCAAGAGGAAAAGCATCTGAAGCAAATACTGTGTCTCAGTTTATACACAAAACTTCAAGCTAGTGGGTGGTCGTTGATTTTGTTGTCAAGAACGCCAGAGAAACAAAGGAATGCCACCATACAGCACCTAATTTCTGCAGGATACAGGGGTTGGTCCTCAACGATAATGAG GTCAGATAATGAAATAGAGATTGATAGCCGTGAATATTTCTCAAGGCGAATGGTGGCAATGCAGAAAGCAGGCTTCCGTATCTCAGGTGTAATTAGCAGCCAGATGGATGCTTTAACGAGTGCGTCTTTAGGACACCGTGTTTTTAAGCTTCCAAGTCCGGTTTATTACAATTTTGAGCAGCACACAGGGAACTCCCGTGTGCTGGAATAG
- the LOC133695946 gene encoding uncharacterized protein At2g39920 isoform X2: protein MGSHYVAESGFYMTSFAATIFIASLVTVGVLLTTLLVSLAVMLQSCQDRSKGVIEIQKLSHDYNYCKMFALHAELNSLGPDDFPSMCTSLAVQHNKGGAYERDLNASLLMIERYFDSLLPLHDGLDVVLMDIDDIFPSNISYTSLLMNRVRDNGCVDCFQEEKHLKQILCLSLYTKLQASGWSLILLSRTPEKQRNATIQHLISAGYRGWSSTIMRSDNEIEIDSREYFSRRMVAMQKAGFRISGVISSQMDALTSASLGHRVFKLPSPVYYNFEQHTGNSRVLE, encoded by the exons ATGGGAAGCCATTATGTGGCGGAATCAGGGTTCTACATGACATCCTTTGCAGCAACAATCTTCATTGCTTCCCTTGTAACTGTTGGAGTTTTATTGACAACCTTGCTGGTTTCTCTAGCCGTTATGTTACAATCCTGCCAGGACAGGAGTAAAGGAGTTATTGAGATCCAAAAATTAAGTCATGATTACAATTACTGCAAGATGTTTGCTTTGCATGCAGAACTCAACAGCTTGGGACCAGATGACTTCCCTTCAATGTGCACGAGTCTTGCCGTTCAGCACAATAAAGGAGGAGCATATGAGAGAGATTTAAATGCTAGTCTGCTCATGATTGAGAGATACTTTGACAGTCTTCTGCCTTTACATGATGGTCTAGATGTGGTATTGATGGACATTGACGACATATTTCCTTCAAATATTAGTTATACTTCTCTATTGATGAACAG AGTCCGTGATAATGGCTGTGTTGATTGTTTTCAAGAGGAAAAGCATCTGAAGCAAATACTGTGTCTCAGTTTATACACAAAACTTCAAGCTAGTGGGTGGTCGTTGATTTTGTTGTCAAGAACGCCAGAGAAACAAAGGAATGCCACCATACAGCACCTAATTTCTGCAGGATACAGGGGTTGGTCCTCAACGATAATGAG GTCAGATAATGAAATAGAGATTGATAGCCGTGAATATTTCTCAAGGCGAATGGTGGCAATGCAGAAAGCAGGCTTCCGTATCTCAGGTGTAATTAGCAGCCAGATGGATGCTTTAACGAGTGCGTCTTTAGGACACCGTGTTTTTAAGCTTCCAAGTCCGGTTTATTACAATTTTGAGCAGCACACAGGGAACTCCCGTGTGCTGGAATAG
- the LOC133695907 gene encoding uncharacterized protein LOC133695907, which produces MEFASSSSSSRVFNRTHQFSLLSTPPPSQKPSSLFNPSLNAFFIRFSTTSFSPRDLSCKSTLRDTTTTRIATPKMAENGVRDFELSNLTALSPLDGRYWNKVKDLSPYMSEYGLIYYRVLVEIKWLLKLSQIPEITEVPNFSGEAEAYLEGLIDGFSMDDALEVKNIEKVTNHDVKAVEYFLKKKCQSHPEIAKVLEFFHFACTSEDINNLAHALMLKEAMNGVVFPVMDKLIKAISKLAEDNASTPMLSRTHGQPASPTTLGKEMAVFAARLSEQRHEISQVKIKGKFAGAVGNYNAHFSAYPSVNWPLVAKEFVESLGLCFNPYVTQIEPHDYMARLFHAIIVFNTILIDFDRDIWGYISLAYFKQTTKAGEIGSSTMPHKVNPIDFENSEGNLGKANGNLSHLGEKLPVSRWQRDLTDSTVLRNMGEGLGHSLLAYKSALQGIAKLQVNETRLSEDLNQSWEVLAEPIQTVMRRYSVPEPYEKLKELTRGRAVTKDSIKEFIEGLELPKEAKDYLLELTPHTYVGAAIELSKTLDNAISLVNGVTTL; this is translated from the exons ATGgagtttgcttcttcttcttcttcttctagggTTTTTAATAGAACCCACCAATTCTCACTCTTATCAACTCCACCACCAAGCCAAAAACCCAGCAGCCTCTTCAATCCATCTttaaatgctttttttattcGCTTCTCAACGACATCGTTTTCTCCTAGAGACTTGTCCTGCAAATCCACCCTCAGAGACACCACTACCACCAGAATCGCCACACCCAAG ATGGCTGAAAACGGCGTTCGTGATTTTGAGCTATCAAATTTGACGGCGTTATCCCCTTTGGACGGTCGTTACTGGAATAAAGTCAAGGACTTGTCTCCTTATATGAGTGAGTACGGTCTCATTTATTATCGTGTTCTTGTTGAG ATTAAATGGTTGTTGAAACTTTCACAAATTCCTGAAATTACCGAGGTCCCGAACTTTAGTGGAGAAGCTGAGGCTTATTTGGAAGGGTTAATTGATGGATTTAGCATGGATGATGCCTTGGAAGTTAAGAACATTGAGAAAGTGACTAACCATGATGTAAAAGCAGTCGAgtatttcttgaaaaagaaatgCCAATCGCATCCGGAGATTGCCAAG GTGCTTGAGTTTTTCCATTTTGCTTGCACATCCGAGGACATCAATAATCTTGCCCATGCATTGATGCTGAAAGAAGCAATGAATGGGGTTGTATTTCCTGTCATGGATAAATTGATCAAAGCCATTAGTAAATTGGCTGAAGATAATGCTTCCACTCCTATGCTTTCTCGCACTCATGGACAG CCAGCTTCACCAACAACTCTGGGGAAGGAAATGGCAGTTTTTGCAGCCAGGCTAAGCGAACAAAGGCATGAAATTTCTCAAGTTAAGATAAAGGGGAAGTTTGCTGGTGCTGTTGGAAACTACAATGCCCATTTTTCAGCATATCCCAGTGTTAATTGGCCTCTAGTTGCAAAAGAGTTTGTGGAATCTCTTGGATTGTGTTTTAACCCCTATGTTACTCAG ATTGAGCCACATGACTACATGGCAAGACTTTTTCAtgcaattattgtttttaacacTATATTGATCGATTTTGATAGAGATATATGGGGCTATATATCATTGGCATACTTTAAGCAG ACAACCAAGGCTGGTGAGATCGGGTCCTCGACTATGCCTCACAAAGTAAATcctattgattttgaaaatagtGAAGGCAATCTTGGGAAAGCCAATGGAAATTTATCTCATCTTGGTGAGAAGTTGCCAGTTTCACGCTGGCAG CGTGACTTGACTGATTCAACTGTTCTGAGGAATATGGGTGAAGGCTTGGGACATTCTCTTCTTGCCTACAAAAGTGCGTTGCAAGGAATAGCAAAGCTTCAG GTCAATGAAACTCGCTTGAGTGAAGACTTGAACCAATCATGGGAGGTGCTTGCTGAACCAATACAGACT GTGATGCGCCGATATAGTGTTCCTGAGCCATATGAAAAGCTGAAAGAGCTAACCAGGGGAAGAGCTGTTACCAAAGATAGCATAAAGGAGTTCATTGAAGGCTTGGAATTACCCAAAGAAGCAAAGGATTATCTTTTGGAGTTGACACCCCATACCTATGTTGGAGCAGCTATTGAATTGAGTAAGACTCTGGATAATGCTATCAGTTTGGTAAATGGGGTGACAACTTTATAA
- the LOC133695908 gene encoding sedoheptulose-1,7-bisphosphatase, chloroplastic-like, protein METGIACCARGAYLPGVSQHSKAPVSPQSISPSCSSRGLKSSSLFGETLRFVPRSSLKVSKAKNSSLVTRCEIGDSLEEFLTKATSDKGLIRVLMCMGEALRTIAFKVRTASCGGTACVNSFGDEQLAVDMLANNLLFEALTYSHFCKYACSEEVPELQDMGGPTEGGFSVAFDPLDGSSIVDTNFSVGTIFGVWPGDKLTGVTGRDQVAAAMGVYGPRTTYVLALKDYPGTHEFLLLDEGKWQHVKETTEIGEGKLFSPGNLRATFDNVDYEKLINYYVKEKYTLRYTGGMVPDVNQIIVKEKGVFTNVISPSSKAKLRLLFEVAPLGFLVEKAGGYSSDGYQSVLDKEIINLDDRTQVAYGSKNEIIRFEETLYGKSRLKSEGVPVGAAA, encoded by the exons ATGGAGACTGGCATAGCATGTTGTGCTCGTGGGGCTTACTTACCTGGTGTTTCTCAGCATTCTAAAGCTCCGGTGTCTCCACAGTCCATTTCTCCATCCTGCAGTTCCAGG GGTCTGAAATCAAGCTCACTATTTGGGGAGACGTTGCGCTTCGTACCAAGATCATCACTGAAGGTTTCGAAGGCAAAGAACTCTTCCCTTGTGACCAGATGTGAGATTGGTGATAGCCTG GAAGAATTCCTCACAAAGGCAACTTCAGATAAGGGACTCATAAGGGTGCTGATGTGCATGGGAGAGGCATTAAGGACCATTGCCTTCAAAGTCAGGACTGCTTCCTGTGGAGGAACAGCTTGTGTGAACTCCTTTGGAGATGAGCAGCTTGCTGTGGACATGCTTGCCAACAATCTTCTTTTTGAG GCTTTGACTTACTCCCACTTCTGCAAATATGCTTGCTCTGAAGAAGTCCCTGAATTACAAGACATGGGTGGCCCAACCGAAG GTGGATTCAGTGTTGCTTTTGATCCACTTGATGGTTCCAGTATCGTCGACACAAATTTCTCCGTGGGCACCATCTTTGGAGTGTGGCCTGGAGACAAATTAACTGGGGTAACAGGGAGAGATCAAGTTGCTGCAGCCATGGGGGTCTATGGTCCTCGAACTACATACGTTCTTGCTCTTAAAGACTACCCTGGAACCCACgagtttcttcttcttgatgAAG GAAAATGGCAACATGTCAAAGAGACAACAGAGATCGGTGAAGGGAAACTTTTCTCCCCTGGAAATTTGAGAGCCACATTTGACAACGTTGACTATGAAAag CTGATCAACTACTACGTTAAAGAGAAGTACACCTTGAGATACACAGGAGGAATGGTGCCAGATGTAAACCAG ATCATTGTTAAAGAGAAGGGTGTCTTCACAAATGTTATTTCACCATCTTCCAAAGCCAAGCTGAGATTGTTGTTTGAGGTTGCGCCTTTGGGGTTCTTGGTTGAAAAGGCTGGGGGTTACAGTAGTGATGGATATCAGTCTGTGCTAGACAAGGAAATCATAAATCTTGATGATAGAACTCAAGTTGCATATGGCTCCAAGAATGAGATTATCCGGTTTGAAGAAACTCTATACGGGAAATCAAGACTTAAGTCTGAGGGCGTTCCTGTAGGAGCTGCTGCTTAA
- the LOC133696198 gene encoding laccase-4-like: MEYYQARTMLLVIFIFPALVECKVRLYNFRVVLTNTTKLCSTKSIPTINGKFPGPTIYAREGDNVNIRLTNQIQYNVTVHWHGVRQLRTGWADGPAYITQCPILPGQSYLYNFTLTGQRGTLLWHAHISWLRATIHGAIVIFPKKGVPYPFPKPDKEKIIILSEWWKADVEAVINQATMTGLPPNISDAHTVNGQTGAVPGCTSPGFTLHVESGKTYLLRIINAALNDELFFKIAGHNITVVEVDATFTKPFSTDTIFVGPGQTTNALLTADKSIGKYLIAVSPFMDTVVAVDNVTAIAFLRYKGTLAFSPPVLTTTPAINATPATSTFMDKLRSLNSKKYPANVPLTVDHDLYFAIGVGIDPCATCTNGSKAVADINNVSFIMPTTALLQAHYYNISGVFTDDFPAKPPISFNYTGNNTAMNLQTTNGTRAYRLAFNSTVQVVLQGTTIIAPESHPFHLHGFNFFVVGKGLGNFDPDNDPKKFNLADPVERNTVSVPTAGWIAIRFKADNPGVWFLHCHLEVHTTWGLKMAFVVDNGKGPNESILPPPSDLPTC; this comes from the exons ATGGAGTACTATCAGGCTCGGACAATGCTGCTAGTGATTTTCATTTTTCCGGCATTGGTCGAGTGCAAGGTCCGTCTTTATAATTTCAGG GTAGTCCTGACGAACACAACAAAGCTTTGTTCAACCAAATCCATCCCCACCATCAATGGAAAGTTTCCGGGACCCACTATTTATGCAAGGGAAGGTGATAATGTCAATATAAGGCTCACTAACCAGATCCAATACAATGTTACCGTCCATTG GCATGGAGTGAGGCAGTTGCGTACGGGCTGGGCCGATGGGCCAGCATACATTACACAGTGTCCAATACTGCCTGGGCAAAGTTATCTCTACAATTTCACTCTTACAGGCCAGAGAGGCACACTTCTCTGGCATGCACATATTTCATGGTTAAGGGCAACGATACATGGTGCCATTGTCATCTTTCCTAAGAAAGGCGTTCCTTACCCATTTCCAAAACCTGACAAGGAAAAGATCATCATATTGA GTGAATGGTGGAAAGCTGATGTTGAAGCTGTGATCAACCAAGCAACAATGACTGGCTTGCCTCCAAATATATCAGATGCACACACCGTTAATGGCCAGACGGGGGCAGTTCCTGGCTGCACTTCTCCGG GTTTCACGTTACATGTTGAAAGTGGCAAGACCTATTTGCTACGCATTATCAATGCAGCATTAAATGATGAACTCTTCTTCAAGATTGCAGGGCATAATATTACCGTTGTTGAAGTGGATGCTACTTTCACTAAGCCCTTTAGCACCGACACGATATTTGTCGGTCCAGGCCAAACCACAAATGCCCTGCTTACTGCAGATAAAAGCATTGGCAAGTATTTAATAGCTGTCTCTCCCTTCATGGATACTGTAGTTGCTGTTGATAATGTGACTGCAATCGCTTTCTTGCGCTATAAGGGAACCCTTGCATTCTCCCCACCTGTCCTAACCACCACTCCTGCTATAAACGCAACTCCGGCAACTTCAACTTTCATGGACAAACTTCGAAGCCTAAATTCAAAGAAGTACCCAGCCAATGTCCCATTAACAGTAGACCATGATCTATACTTCGCGATCGGTGTCGGGATTGACCCTTGTGCAACATGTACTAATGGTAGCAAGGCTGTGGCAGATATAAATAATGTTTCTTTTATAATGCCAACTACAGCTTTACTTCAAGCACACTACTATAACATAAGTGGGGTCTTCACAGATGATTTCCCAGCAAAACCAccgatttcttttaattatacgGGAAATAATACGGCAATGAATCTACAGACCACAAATGGGACTAGAGCTTATAGGCTGGCTTTTAATTCAACAGTTCAAGTGGTGTTGCAAGGAACCACTATAATAGCACCTGAGAGTCATCCATTCCATCTtcatggatttaatttttttgttgttggcaAGGGACTAGGAAATTTTGATCCAGACAACGATCCAAAGAAATTTAATCTGGCTGATCCTGTTGAAAGGAACACAGTCAGTGTACCTACTGCCGGATGGATTGCAATCAGATTCAAGGCAGATAATCCAG GTGTTTGGTTTTTGCATTGCCATTTGGAAGTACACACGACATGGGGACTAAAGATGGCATTTGTGGTGGACAATGGTAAGGGCCCAAATGAGTCAATACTACCACCTCCTAGTGACCTTCCAACGTGCTAG
- the LOC133696355 gene encoding transcription factor DIVARICATA-like — METLNPSCYMSNSNWFTQTTEWTREENKEFEMALAIFDEHEPDRWLKVAAMIPGKTVYDVIKQYKELEEDVSDIEAGRVPVPGYLSSSFTFQLVGNSNFDAYRKRSLTAKSADQQRKKGVPWTEDEHRRFLMGLLKHGKGDWRNISRNFVVSKTPTQVASHAQKYFIRQQLSGVKDKRRPSIHDITTVNLADATTPSDGDEPSSLDQSDLLLSQQKPAGMQKVLIDWDEAKDGSIMVFDSTHENLFKSSPYEIPSNGLKFQGQNLCVGAHHGARISPHNMVFKLPPPRFQIQY, encoded by the exons ATGGAAACTCTGAATCCATCTTGTTACATGTCGAATTCGAATTGGTTTACCCAAACCACAGAGTGGACTAGAGAGGAGAACAAGGAGTTTGAGATGGCTTTGGCGATATTTGATGAGCATGAGCCTGATAGGTGGCTAAAGGTGGCAGCTATGATACCTGGAAAGACAGTTTATGATGTGATCAAGCAATACAAGGAGCTGGAAGAGGATGTTAGTGATATAGAAGCAGGGAGGGTCCCGGTCCCGGGTTACCTTAGCTCGTCTTTCACTTTCCAGTTGGTTGGCAATAGCAATTTTGATGCGTATAGGAAGAGGTCTTTGACTGCCAAGAGTGCTGATCAGCAGAGAAAGAAAGGTGTGCCATGGACAGAAGATGAGCACAG GCGGTTCCTTATGGGGCTTCTAAAGCATGGAAAAGGGGACTGGAGGAACATCTCTCGCAATTTTGTAGTTTCCAAGACTCCAACTCAAGTGGCGAGCCATGCTCAGAAGTACTTCATACGGCAGCAGCTTTCCGGAGTGAAGGATAAGAGAAGACCTAGCATCCATGACATTACAACTGTCAATCTCGCAGATGCTACTACTCCGTCAGATGGTGACGAACCTTCCTCGCTAGATCAATCTGATTTGCTTTTATCGCAGCAAAAGCCAGCAGGGATGCAGAAAGTGTTGATTGACTGGGACGAAGCAAAGGATGGATCGATTATGGTCTTTGATTCAACTCATGAAAACTTGTTTAAGTCATCTCCATATGAGATACCTTCGAACGGTCTAAAATTTCAGGGGCAAAATCTGTGTGTCGGTGCTCATCATGGGGCTCGTATCAGCCCCCATAACATGGTTTTTAAATTGCCACCCCCAAgatttcaaattcaatattaG